DNA from Drosophila suzukii chromosome 2R, CBGP_Dsuzu_IsoJpt1.0, whole genome shotgun sequence:
ATAGAAGCTTACTTCGGGAATCCGAAGTTGGTATTCTCTTTGCAAATCGTTCTTATGGTGGATAgtactatttttaaaaatgttaagtttATTATGTAAAAATCAAAGAAGATTAATATAAttcttattattttcccattaTACTACAATAATTTGTAtgcgatttttatttattgaaaaaagGATATAACGAAAAATAGAAGACAATTTGCCAAAATACACCAGAGCTTTAACAATTatgacttttttttttaatatttgtttatgGGAACTTTCAGACATAATTGTCCGATACGGCTCTTTTCGACTTAGTCTCTCAAAATGTTGAGAGAAATTCAGCCCGATAACTTTAAAGTTGAGAGACTATATTCCGTACAAACGAACAGACGGACGAACAGAAGGGCATGGTGAGATCGACTAGTCTAGTCATAGTGATACCTAGTGATagttatagggtcggaaaagtctccttcactgcgttgcaaacttctgactgaaatcataatacgcTCTGAAAGGGTATAAAAGTACActttagtatactcttttcGCCCTTTAACGTAGCACAAATGGGTAAACCTAAAACTATACGAAACTCATTGCATATCTTtgaaagaaaaataaaatacgaCAGCGCACACAACATTTATGGTTTTACCTACGCAACAACAAATTTCAATAAGGATTAGTTTATGATTATTACTTAAACCTACCTATGTCGTTtttgaatataaaaaatattttaatatcatTAGCATTGTACCTAAGAAAACCTTATTCAGCATAATTTCTATACAATTGAAGGAATGTAAATGATCGTTATTGCCATGGAGACACAATATTTTAGGTTCGTAACGTTACTACAGCCCTTCCACTTTTTCTGGGGCAAGGAAAAGACAAGAAGGACCTTAAGGACTTTGTTCGACACCCTGTCAGCAATGGCATGTCCTTTAACGGTCAGAAAGTGGACTGTTCCTAATTGTAGGAGTGGGCCAAAGTTAAAGACAAGCCGAACCACCAACTGGTTTTCAAATAGTCAACGGCAGCTAGGAgcagcggagagtatcgaagcGGAAAGGTTTTCCAACCCCCACACATGCAGGGCTATTACTGCGCCAGCTGCACAGCGATCTCCCCAAAGGCGAACCCAAACCCGAACCCACTAGCACATGTCCATATGAATATTTTTCTCCGAGAGTACAAGTGGCACGGGCTACAACGCTACGTTCCGAAGATCGTGTGCCAGAGAGGAAGTGCCGGCATTATCTCGGCTAAATTCGAATATGTATGGTTACGCTGGGTGGTTTTGGGCAACTGCTCTCGGTTCTCCCGTGGCTAAAGCCATTCAGTTGCTATAGTTATACCATGCAGAGCGGACGATTGAGTTAGGATCGGTTGTGAAAGTCTGATCTTGCGCAGTGATATATATGAGGAAGTGTAAATAGACAGTTATGAATCCCCTACTCATTGTCATTCTTGCAATTGGATTATTTCCGAAAGGTACAACTCAATCCTGTGCCGGTGTAACGAATATTAAGCATTGgcaaactatttttaaattaagaaatGAAATCATTTCATCGGGAAAAATAAAGCGAATACAGCGAATGTCCGTCGTACAAACCTTGAGAAAAATAATGACAAATCGGATATCTATAAATACGATCGTATAGCTAAACACTGTTTTCAGTTAACATGTGCACTACAACGGAATATAAACAACTGGCTACTATGAGATTCGAATATCCTTTTGCTTTTGGATTAATAAAGCTAAAAAGGATGTTTAATGAATTTATTACATGcaggaaaaaaatatgaagtGGTTTTTGGCAAAAAAGTATGCATATAcaccattcaaaaaaaaattttaccaaAAACATTCCAAagcattttatatttttaaaatcaatgtgtAAAACTGAACCTGTCCAGCGAAACTTACTTTATAAAAAAGAACTCGACGGATTTTGGCACACATGACAAACTACCaaatgaaaaatgttaaaattgtCTTGCTTTGTTTGTTATTAGtttctatttttaaacaaTATAGGCATCTGTTCACTCGCGTTTTTGCTTTTCGTAAATATAAGCTTTTTCGCCAAATTAATACAGATATACagctatatattttgtgtACAAGCGGTGGCAAATGTGTTTTGGATTTGCCTATATTATATTCCAAACAATTCTGAGTATTCTGTAATTTTGCGACCTTGTTTTTCAAAAAGCTTTTTAGTTTGGAAAAAGTAATATTGTTTTTCTTTAGATGCGCTATGCCATCCTGTAAAAAAAAGGGCAGAGGATAAAATTATTGTTCTTCAAAATGACGAGATGGAGCCAACCATTTTGGACTGTGATTATGAAGTCGAGGGAAATTCAACGTTTGTCATCGTCAAATGGTACAGAAATAATGATTCCTTATATCAGTGGATTTTTGGGAGTCCCCCATCTGCTATCGTGAGtgatttataatatatatagaatTTTGAATAATAATTGTGTTTATTATAGCCCAAGTTTAGTAACGAAATAGACATAACCTATGAGAGTTCCACAGAGCCAAATAAGCAATACAGCTCTTTGGCACTTATAAACCCCTCGATCAACACAACTGGAAATTACAAGTGTGTGGTTCAGACCAGTTCAAATTCGTACACTATTCTCCAGAGGGTTCAGGTTATAGATATACGAAACTACACGTTGGAACTGTCCCACAAGACTATACACAACGAAACCCAGCTGAATTGCACCGTGACGAATGTCTATCCCAAGCCGACTATCACGATCATGTAAGGATGTTCCTACCAATCGGTTAAATCATATGTATTTACccatgttattatctgcagtTCAAATGACCAAGATGTCGTTAAGAGGGAGCCCAATCTGTATGAGGACGAGGATGGATACTTCGATGGCAGTGCCATTGTGGCGACGTATGACAGTGATGATGATCCCGACGCCTATCAGTGCGTGGTTTCATTCGATGGATACGATAAGAACTTGACCACTGTGGCCACATCCGCATCGGCGGGAATTAGCCACGTCGATTTCAACCTGTGGCTGTTTTGTTTTCTGTACTACTTCCTCTCCAAGCTGAAGGTGTTAATCTAAATAAAAACGTTGTTATTTATTGTtactaaaattatttttattgaattcTGTTTGCCATTCAACTATCTTTTTTATGCCCCTTCGGCGTAGTTATccattttgtaaataaatacgACTACTTCGCAAAACCAACTACGTTAGTTAACTCTAAAAGTTGCTTTGAAAATGGGTGCCATCATTTGGGGCTTCTAGATTTTAAATCTACAACCTCCCATGTTGGTTTTGTAGCTATAACATTTGGTAAATGAAATGGGTATGAACTTGAACTCCAATGCAAACTAAAGAAAAAATGGGCTGAATTTCGGAAATGTTGAATATTTCTGTTTATTGATATGTGGGGCTGGAATCCAGCAGCAGATTGGAATAGCCGTTGAGATAGGCTTTGTGCAGCTTGTTGGCGAACTCCTTATCGTTCTGGATAAGGTACGTGAAGGCTTGGACGAATTGCGTCGTGTTGAGGGGCTGCTGGGGCTCCGGGTTGCCATTATTGGGCGCATCGAACATGGTAGGCGGCATTAGGGCCGGGCCGGGCTTGTCTCCAGCCAGCAATCTTCGCAAGCACTTGCCGGCATCGTCGTTGGCCATCAAAGCCGACGAAGACGGGGCACCGGTCGGAGATTGTGCCGGAGCGAAGCTCTTGCCGATCTTTAGCTCACTGAGGAGCTGAGTGTTTAGCTGTTGGGCCTTCTGGAAGGGCGACAAGCGGCTATCGTGGTTGTCCCTGCCCGCAGAGGGCAGCAGATCCTCGCCAGGTGTGACTGCCCGTTGCTGTTTCTCCAGCTGGTCCACGGAGAGCGGCTGGACGCGATGAAACAGTGACTCTGCTGTGGCCTGCTTGGCCGACTCAAAGAACTTCAGCACATTGCCTGCCGTGACGTTCTCCGTCGATGGCGTCTTCGGCTGGCCGCCGCTTACCTGGGCCTTGTAGTCCTTTTGTGCCTTACTCAGCATGTTAAATATGCTAGCCGGCTGGTTGTTGTCCTGGGGCGCGGGGGCATGGCGCTGGACCTGGCCATTGGTTCCGTGGTCCTTGGACTTGAGTAGACCGTTCACCAGGCCGCTGATGCGGTCGCACTCCTCGCTGTTGTAGAACCAGAAGCCCCGGATGCGGGAGCGCTCGTTGCGGTAGAGCAGGAACGGTGGCTGCGACTGCAGCTCCAGGCTGCCGGTGATCGGCTCCACGAAGGACGTGGTGTTCAGTCGGTTGTTGATGAAGATGCTGTGGAAGGGCTCCGCGTTGCGGTGGTATATGAAGAAGGCTCCCTCGACGTCCGTCTTTTCCCACTCGTTCTGCGCCGAGTTGAAGGTGTAGAAGGCGACGTGCGAGGACGAGTCCACGATCTCCTTGGCGTACGGGTCGATCTTCTTGATGGCCGAGAGGTTCATTCGCGTGATGCTTTCGTCGGCCATTGTATTTGTAGCGTATTTTACCTCCGTGATATTGCGAATTGCAATTATTTGTGAATTCAACAATCCCACTGCTCTTCTGACAAAAAAATTGGATTTTTATAACGCCCTGCTGTGGTCACACTGGCAGATAGGTATCGATTAGAGCTGCAAAAACATCGATGGTAGCATTTGATGGTTTGagtttaataatatttataaggaaaataagtttaaaaattgCAAAGGATCCACTGCAACGCACACAAGAATATACTATCGAAACTAAGGTCTCGTCGGtgtttcgcaaaaataaaaacctaTCAAGTTATCGATAATACTGCAAGTGTATTGACCCATCTCTAAAAACTGGCGGGAACTCTAATAATATAGCATTGCAAATTATATTTGTTTGGAAACGCTTCTACTAGTAAAATGCAAAAGTCTATAACGTAAATATACGAAAACAGTAGTGCTTATAGGTCCAGAATCTTACATTGTTTTTTTTCAGCTCCTTTTTTAAGAAGAAATCCGATGCCACCGACAGCCCCTCGCCGCCCAAAAAAGTTCCCAAGTAAGCTGtgcaaaatttttttgattgctaatttctatatatatttccTTAATTAATTACAGAATTGAGGCGAAGACTGAACTTCCAGATGAACCCATCATAAAGAGTGAGAGTGCCTCCCCGGGAGTTAAGGCAAAGGTTGAACCTATGTCTGTGGATTCCGGGGAAAAGGACAGTCCAATAAAGGATGTTAAAAGGGAAACAAAAGATAGCGAGGACAAATCAACCGATAAGAAGGTCACTACTATTGGTCTTAACTCAACTTCCGCTAGTAAGGAGGATATGGAAAACTACGATCCCTCTGCCGATTCGTATCATCCTCTCAAAAATGCCTACTGGAAGGACAAAAAGGTGTAAGTAAAGTACACTAATCTAATGTCCAATTGACACTATGTTATTATTTCCAGCACTCCCTATTTGGCATTGGCTCGCACCTTCCAAGTAATCGAGGAGACCAAGGGCCGCCTCAAAATGATCGACACGCTGAGCAATTTTTTCAGCTCTGTGATGTTGGTAAGCCCAGAGGATCTGGTGCCCAGTGTGTACCTCAGCATCAACCAACTGGCTCCCGCCTACGAGGGATTGGAGCTGGGTGTGGCCGAAACCACTTTGATGAAGGCCATCTGCAAGGCCACTGGTCGAAACTTGGCTCATATTAAATCGCAGACGCACTTGATCGGAGATCTGGGCATTGTGGCCGAGCAGTCGCGCGTCTCCCAGCGCATGATGTTCCAGCCTGCCCCTCTGAATGTCAGGGATGTGTTCAGGAAGCTGCGCGAAATAGCCAAGATATCCGGCCAGTCCAAAATGGATCTGGTGTACAATATGTTTGTGGCCTGTCGATCGTCGGAGGCTCGCTTTTTCATCCGCTCTTTGATTGGCAAGTTGCGAATCGGCATTGCCGAGCAGAGTCTGCTCACAGCTCTGGCCATTGGCCTGGTCAAAAAGAATCACATTGACGACTGCAAGGCCAGCAAGGTCCCAGACGTTTATAAAGATGAAATAGTAGAGACCACTTTGCTTCTGAAGACTGCATACAGGTGGGAGCTAACTTTGCGTATTATAAAGCACATATTAACCAAGTTCTTTTAGCCAATGTCCAAACTACGACATTATCATTCCAGCCATTCTAAAGTATGATATTAAGGAGCTGCAGGAACGCTGCCCCATGCATCCCGGCATGCCCCTGAGGCCCATGCTCGCCCAGCCCACCAAGGGCGTCCACGAGGTGTTTGAAAGATTCGGCGGGATGCAAATCACCTGCGAGTGGAAGTACGATGGAGAGCGTGCCCAGATCCACCGCAACGAAAAGGGGGAGATCAGTATATTCTCGCGCAACTCTGAGAACAACACGGCCAAATATCCGGATTTGATTGCCAGGAGCAGTGGCCTACTCAAGGGCGAAGTGAAATCCTATATCTTAGACAGCGAAATTGTGGCCTGGGATGTCGAGCGAAAGCAGATTCTTCCATTCCAGGTGCTTAGCACGCGTAAACGAAAAAACGTTGACATCGAAGAAATCAAGGTCCAAGTCTGCGTCTACATATTCGATCTCCTTTACATCAATGGCACTGCATTGGTGACCAAGAACTTGTCGGAACGTCGCAAACTCCTGCTGGAGCACTTCCAGGAAGTCGAGGGCGAGTGGAAGTTTGCCACTGCTCTGGACACCAATGACATAGACGAAGTGCAGCAATTCCTGGAGGAATCTATTAAAGGTTTGCCCTACTTACCCACTTGAAAACTGTTTACTCAAGGTTACATACTCCAGGAAATTGCGAGGGTCTAATGGTAAAGACTCTGGACGAGGAGGCCACGTATGAGATTGCCAAGAGATCCCGGAACTGGCTAAAACTGAAGAAGGATTACATATCCAATGTAGGCGACTCACTGGATCTGGTGGTGATAGGCGGCTACAAAGGTAAGGGCCGAAGAACTGGAACGTATGGAGGATTCTTGCTCGCCTGCTATGATACCGAAAACGAGGAGTACCAGAGTATATGCAAAATTGGAACAGGTACGATTGCATTTTCAATTGAAGTGCAGGCACTAAACTTCTTCTACATTCCAGGCTTCACCGATGAGGATCTGCAGACGCACTCCGAGTTCTTGGGCAAACACGTGACCAGCTCCGCCAAGTCCTACTACAGATACGATCCCAGTCTGGAGCCTGATCACTGGTTTGAGCCGGTTCAGGTGTGGGAGGTCAAATGCGCCGATCTGTCTCTCAGCCCGATCCATCGGGCAGCCATAGGCATCGTGGACGGCGAGCGTGGCATTTCCTTGAGATTCCCCCGGTTCATTCGTATTCGCGACGACAAGAACAGCGAGAACGCAACGGACGCCAATCAGGTGGCCCACATGTACCAGTCGCAGGACCAGGTTAAGAATAATCAAAAATCGTGTACACAGATGGAAATGGAGGACGACTTCTATTGACCGTCCTGCTGGAACCATGTGTACAACATTTATTTAACAATAAAATTCGTTATCGCTATTTGACACTGTTGCTGCTCTCCGAGGACTTCGAAACACGCCGATCCTCGAGTTGACTCTCCTTAACCTCCTTGGGCTTTGATTTGTTGCGACGGTTCGAtcgtttgtttttcttaaCCGTCTTCTCTTCGACAATGGAAGCCTCTCCATCCGAACCATCTCTGCCGCCCGTTCCTTGGGGCATATCATCTGATCCTATGCGGACGCGTGCTTTAGGTTGGTAAATGGCAATCGAGGGGCGATCCTTCATTGGAAAAAGGGACTTGTAAGGCACATTTAACTGGATTCTGTGAAACTTACCTTGTTGCGGATGCGCCGCTCCTCCGAAGCTCGGAATTGAGCAGCCTTGATGGCCTCCTCGGCAGCTGTGTCCCGGAAGGTAGCTGCCTCCTGTGGTCCCCGGCTAGCTTCCTTATTCCTATGACCGCCGGCGGCCTGTATGAATGTCTTTACAGCTTCTGGGATTTCGTTTTTTTCAGTCCTAGCTTTTTCCCTGAGCTCTGCCGCTGCTCTTGAAGTACTTGGCATTTCATCAAAATCGTTTACCTCAggtttgttttcctttttaagAATAACGATGTCCTTGTCTGGCCTTGCAGGGTCCATCGGTTTCGAGTTTCTGTTCTGCTTGCCGCCGGACGGTTTGCCGACCTTCTCTTGTTTAATCGGAACTTCTTCCTTTTTCTTATCCCGCTTGGCCAGCTTTCGCAGTTCGTGCTCCTCCCGTCGCCGCTGATCGCGCTCTGTTCGTCGCTTAGAGCGCGAGGTCTTCGCAGCGTCGTTGCCTTGGGCTGCGGCAGGCGGAGGATCCTTGCCATCATTTTTGGCATTGTTGCCGGCAGGCTTCTTGCAGTCGCCTCCACCGCCTCCGGCCTCCTTGGTCTTGCTGACGTCTGACTGCTCCGCCAGGCGGACCAGCTTCTGCTCCTCGCGCTGCTTGCGCTTCTCCTCGTTCCGCTTGCGTGCCTCCTCTCGGCGTTTCTCCTTCTTGTTGGCCAGGTACTGCAGCAGGGGTGTGGACTTGACCTTCTCGTCCGCTCGTCGGTCAAAGCTGAAGTCGATCTTGACCTCCCCCATGCGACTCGCCTCCTCACGCTCATCGGCCAGCCGCTGGATGAACTCCTGGTAGTGGGACTCGCTCTCGATGGTGTTCACCTTGCTGTCGTCGTTCCGGGACTTGTTCTTGAGGAAGCACTGGAAGGGCGCGTACTCCACGATGGCCATGTACTCGACGCCCTTGTTGTCCACGAAGACGTAGCCGTCGAATCGGTCCCGGAACTGGAGCACATCGGAAATGTCCTTCATGGACATGTCGATGTAGGCGCGACAGGTGGCCTCCTGGCCTAGGGACCAGTCCGCCTGGCAGTAGTAGTAGGAGTCGTTCTCCGGCAAGGGACCCACCTGGTCCAGGAAGTCCGTTTCTGTCATCGTGGGCGGCAAATGCCGCATCACAATCTGGATTCGGTGCGGAAATTCAGTGGTGACTTGGAATAATCGGAGGATCTAGGCATTACCTTTACGACCTGGCTGGTCTTGTCCTTCTTGTCCTTGCGCCGGTTGGCCCTCGGCCTATCCTTTGGCTTTTCCTCGGCCATTGCTTCAGCCATTTTCGAATTCTTTTATTTCTATCAGATCAGAATCAAAACAAACCCAAAATTCGAACAAATGCAAACATGTTGTGGAGCCGATAGAGATGGCACTTTCGGTTCGGAACTAGTAAGgctaaaaagttttttaatggAACCATTGCGCtattttaaaagttaaaaatggTAAATTTATGAAGagatataattttatttagtttCAGCGAACTTGGTTTTTGCCTTAACAACTAGTTTAAAAAATACATCTTTTGAGAATTATGAACCAGTGAACTAGTTCACTGTGATCATTTTAGGCGAGCGCTTTTTAACCATTCCGCTATTTACTTTTGTACCTGCTAACTTTTAAGAAATTCGTCGTAGAGGGTCCTCTTAATGACccaataaaatgaaataaaaggTCGTTCACTAAAGTCTTCAATAAGGATATCAACAAGTAACTATTAAAGATGATAACAtctattaaattgtattttaataattaaaaatatttgtttttagaaATTTACTCATTGAAAAATGATGTCGATAAGCCCACCATCGGGCTCCTTTCTAAAGTGCTATGTTTGCGTCTCCAATGAGGGCAGGATTTGGAAGGAAGTTATACAATGTTGTACCAAAAACGCAAATGAATTGGAAAAGAACCTTCAAAACCTCCAGAATGCTCTGGAGAAATCCCATGTGGGGGCCAAAGTTATTTGCAGGGGATGCAATATGCAGCGGTACTGCAGCGTATCCCATCTCATTCAAGATCGTCCGGAGCACCAACCCCTCTGCCAGGTGCTGAGGGATCTGCAGAAGGTCAGGAAGATCGATCACCCGCTGTTGCTGCACGGCAAGATATCCAATCGCACAAAGCTGCAGTTCGTCATTTCCCAGCTAAAGCTGATCCTGTGGGTCAAGCTGGGCAGACCCCTCACTCCGCGGGAGCATCAACTAATAGGGGATCCCGCCGTTTGCGATGTCTGCTTCAGCACCGAAGCCCTAGTAGACTGCGATGGATGTGCCGGGGTGGCCTTCTGCTCTGCGGAGCACCGCCAACTAGTCAGCGACTATCACTCTTCAAAGGATTGCCAAACTCTGGCTCTGATCGCCACTCCCTTCCGCCAGTTGGACGTTCTAGTCAATATCCAGCACTTCTTCCAAAGCTGCCCCATAAAGGAGAGCCATTTAATTGATGCTTTTCGCAATGCCACCAGCATACAGGTCAGCAATACACCATGGACCGATCTGGAATCGTACCAGCTGTTTGCCACCTGCTCCTCCTTCAGCGGCATCGCCAGCCTTTGCTTGGCCCTGACGCAGATTTCTTGGGTCAATGATCCGGATAAAGCTGTCATCGTGTACATAGTGGGCGCCACCCAGGAGACCTTGATATACTTCCAGGACATGCACCTGAACTTCTTGTTCCTGCAGTTCCCCAACATTCACCACTTGGAGTTGCACTTCATGGGAAAAACACTTGGGCAAATGGGAGAAATAGGATTAGCCTTCAACGAAAGGACCGTCCTGAAACACTTTTATCCTTTATCATTCTCACAATTTTCATGCGTTTGCAATGTGGATCCTACATTGATCCTTATACTACAACCGGATTTCATCGGCACCGGGAATATAACCCAGGATCTAGTCAATCTTGTACAAAAAAATGATCCACCGGACTTTGACTGGCAGGATTGTCTTCTCAGTATTATTCGAACTTTTGGTGTTCCCATTTGCTATACGTCGATCTCACGTCTCAAGGCAATGTCCGATTTCACTGCCATCAATGAGATTGccagggaaaataatatagaCGTCAAGAGAGCCTACAACATAACGGACAATCCCTATCGTGAAATATTACCACTGCACAATCCTGATCCATTGGATCTGGAAAGGATTGTTTATGGTAATAACTACCTAGAGGTTGTTCTTACAAGTATCAAACACTAAAAAAAGCTACCAAAGACTATATATAGTAAGATAGGTtcaaagtatttaaaacaacCTAAGACTTTATCGACTATCGATATTAAGAAAGTTCTCGTCTTATAATTAAAGCTACCTCGTTACATTGACAAGTATCAAAATAACCTAATTTCAAACTACACTAGACTATAAGAATCTCGACTACTGATATTAAGAAAGTACTCTTCgcataatttaaaatacatcGTTACATTGACAAGTAtcaaaattaaacaatttcAAGCCACACAAGACTATACGAATATCG
Protein-coding regions in this window:
- the LOC108010225 gene encoding uncharacterized protein, coding for MNPLLIVILAIGLFPKDALCHPVKKRAEDKIIVLQNDEMEPTILDCDYEVEGNSTFVIVKWYRNNDSLYQWIFGSPPSAIPKFSNEIDITYESSTEPNKQYSSLALINPSINTTGNYKCVVQTSSNSYTILQRVQVIDIRNYTLELSHKTIHNETQLNCTVTNVYPKPTITIISNDQDVVKREPNLYEDEDGYFDGSAIVATYDSDDDPDAYQCVVSFDGYDKNLTTVATSASAGISHVDFNLWLFCFLYYFLSKLKVLI
- the DCP1 gene encoding mRNA-decapping enzyme 1B — translated: MADESITRMNLSAIKKIDPYAKEIVDSSSHVAFYTFNSAQNEWEKTDVEGAFFIYHRNAEPFHSIFINNRLNTTSFVEPITGSLELQSQPPFLLYRNERSRIRGFWFYNSEECDRISGLVNGLLKSKDHGTNGQVQRHAPAPQDNNQPASIFNMLSKAQKDYKAQVSGGQPKTPSTENVTAGNVLKFFESAKQATAESLFHRVQPLSVDQLEKQQRAVTPGEDLLPSAGRDNHDSRLSPFQKAQQLNTQLLSELKIGKSFAPAQSPTGAPSSSALMANDDAGKCLRRLLAGDKPGPALMPPTMFDAPNNGNPEPQQPLNTTQFVQAFTYLIQNDKEFANKLHKAYLNGYSNLLLDSSPTYQ
- the DNAlig1 gene encoding DNA ligase 1 produces the protein MQKSITSFFKKKSDATDSPSPPKKVPKIEAKTELPDEPIIKSESASPGVKAKVEPMSVDSGEKDSPIKDVKRETKDSEDKSTDKKVTTIGLNSTSASKEDMENYDPSADSYHPLKNAYWKDKKVTPYLALARTFQVIEETKGRLKMIDTLSNFFSSVMLVSPEDLVPSVYLSINQLAPAYEGLELGVAETTLMKAICKATGRNLAHIKSQTHLIGDLGIVAEQSRVSQRMMFQPAPLNVRDVFRKLREIAKISGQSKMDLVYNMFVACRSSEARFFIRSLIGKLRIGIAEQSLLTALAIGLVKKNHIDDCKASKVPDVYKDEIVETTLLLKTAYSQCPNYDIIIPAILKYDIKELQERCPMHPGMPLRPMLAQPTKGVHEVFERFGGMQITCEWKYDGERAQIHRNEKGEISIFSRNSENNTAKYPDLIARSSGLLKGEVKSYILDSEIVAWDVERKQILPFQVLSTRKRKNVDIEEIKVQVCVYIFDLLYINGTALVTKNLSERRKLLLEHFQEVEGEWKFATALDTNDIDEVQQFLEESIKGNCEGLMVKTLDEEATYEIAKRSRNWLKLKKDYISNVGDSLDLVVIGGYKGKGRRTGTYGGFLLACYDTENEEYQSICKIGTGFTDEDLQTHSEFLGKHVTSSAKSYYRYDPSLEPDHWFEPVQVWEVKCADLSLSPIHRAAIGIVDGERGISLRFPRFIRIRDDKNSENATDANQVAHMYQSQDQVKNNQKSCTQMEMEDDFY
- the Upf3 gene encoding regulator of nonsense transcripts 3B — protein: MAEAMAEEKPKDRPRANRRKDKKDKTSQVVKIVMRHLPPTMTETDFLDQVGPLPENDSYYYCQADWSLGQEATCRAYIDMSMKDISDVLQFRDRFDGYVFVDNKGVEYMAIVEYAPFQCFLKNKSRNDDSKVNTIESESHYQEFIQRLADEREEASRMGEVKIDFSFDRRADEKVKSTPLLQYLANKKEKRREEARKRNEEKRKQREEQKLVRLAEQSDVSKTKEAGGGGGDCKKPAGNNAKNDGKDPPPAAAQGNDAAKTSRSKRRTERDQRRREEHELRKLAKRDKKKEEVPIKQEKVGKPSGGKQNRNSKPMDPARPDKDIVILKKENKPEVNDFDEMPSTSRAAAELREKARTEKNEIPEAVKTFIQAAGGHRNKEASRGPQEAATFRDTAAEEAIKAAQFRASEERRIRNKDRPSIAIYQPKARVRIGSDDMPQGTGGRDGSDGEASIVEEKTVKKNKRSNRRNKSKPKEVKESQLEDRRVSKSSESSNSVK
- the LOC108010289 gene encoding uncharacterized protein codes for the protein MMSISPPSGSFLKCYVCVSNEGRIWKEVIQCCTKNANELEKNLQNLQNALEKSHVGAKVICRGCNMQRYCSVSHLIQDRPEHQPLCQVLRDLQKVRKIDHPLLLHGKISNRTKLQFVISQLKLILWVKLGRPLTPREHQLIGDPAVCDVCFSTEALVDCDGCAGVAFCSAEHRQLVSDYHSSKDCQTLALIATPFRQLDVLVNIQHFFQSCPIKESHLIDAFRNATSIQVSNTPWTDLESYQLFATCSSFSGIASLCLALTQISWVNDPDKAVIVYIVGATQETLIYFQDMHLNFLFLQFPNIHHLELHFMGKTLGQMGEIGLAFNERTVLKHFYPLSFSQFSCVCNVDPTLILILQPDFIGTGNITQDLVNLVQKNDPPDFDWQDCLLSIIRTFGVPICYTSISRLKAMSDFTAINEIARENNIDVKRAYNITDNPYREILPLHNPDPLDLERIVYGNNYLEVVLTSIKH